A region from the Aegilops tauschii subsp. strangulata cultivar AL8/78 chromosome 5, Aet v6.0, whole genome shotgun sequence genome encodes:
- the LOC109761221 gene encoding probable 1-acylglycerol-3-phosphate O-acyltransferase produces MANAEEAPTAVAGSCRWPSALRWSWIPTSADGIVAAEKRLLSLVKTGYVQEKVNIGFAPTGSKARWFRSSEEPRFINTVTFGSSKENAPTLVMVHGYGASHGLFFRNYDALASRFRVIAIDQLGWGGSSRPDFICKSIEETDAWFIDSFEEWRKAKNLNNFILLGHSLGGYVAAKYALQHPEHVQHLILVGPAGFSPEVDDSAERLAKFRGTWKGMLVNHLWESNFTPSKILRGLGPWGPYFVRRYTTTRFGSYSTGELLTKHESILLTDYIYHTLVAKASGELCLNYTFSLGAFARKPLLKSASDWKVPTTFIYGQDDWMNYQGAQQARKDMTVPCEIIRVPHGGHLEFIENPSGFNSAVLYACRNFLSEDVGDDFSRPDGLIYA; encoded by the exons ATGGCGAACGCGGAGGAGGCGCCCACGGCCGTGGCGGGTTCTTGCAGGTGGCCGTCCGCGCTGCGCTGGAGCTGGATCCCCACCTCCGCCGACGGCATCGTCGCCGCCGAGAAGCGCCTCCTCTCCCTAGTCAA AACTGGGTATGTCCAAGAGAAAGTTAACATTGGCTTTGCTCCAACCGGGTCAAAAGCAAGATGGTTTAGATCAAGTGAAGAGCCAAGGTTCATCAACACGGTGACATTTGGTAGCAGCAAGGAGAATGCTCCCACCCTTGTCATGGTTCATGGTTATGGTGCTTCACATGGGCTCTTCTTTCGAAACTACGATGCCCTCGCAAGCCGTTTCCGGGTCATTGCCATTGATCAGCTTGG TTGGGGTGGATCAAGCAGACCCGACTTCATCTGTAAAAGTATCGAAG AAACGGATGCTTGGTTCATAGATTCTTTTGAAGAATGGCGCAAAGCAAAGAACCTCAACAATTTTATATTGCTTGGACATTCTTTGGGAGGATATGTTGCTGCTAAGTATGCCTTACAG CACCCTGAGCACGTGCAACACTTGATTTTGGTTGGTCCTGCTGGCTTTTCACCAGAAGTAGATGATAGCGCTGAGCGATTAGCCAAGTTTAGAGGAACATGGAAAGGCATGCTAGTGAACCATCTTTGGGAGTCCAATTTTACTCCTTCGAAAATTTTGAG AGGATTGGGTCCTTGGGGCCCATATTTTGTTCGAAGATATACCACAACTAGGTTTGGATCGTATTCAACTGGTGAATTACTAACAAAACATGAATCTATCTTGCTGACAG ATTATATTTACCACACTTTAGTTGCCAAAGCCAGTGGAGAGTTGTGCTTAAATTATACTTTTTCTTTGGGGGCATTTGCAAGAAAACCTCTTCTGAAGAG CGCATCCGATTGGAAAGTGCCGACTACTTTCATATATGGACAGGATGATTGGATGAATTACCAAGGGGCGCAACAAGCACGCAAGGATATGACAGTTCCTTGTGAAATCATCCGAGTCCCACAT GGAGGTCATCTTGAGTTCATAGAAAACCCATCGGGGTTCAACTCAGCGGTCTTGTACGCATGCCGAAATTTCTTATCTGAAGATGTAGGGGACGACTTCTCTCGTCCTGATGGCTTGATATACGCATAG